In Alphaproteobacteria bacterium CG11_big_fil_rev_8_21_14_0_20_39_49, one genomic interval encodes:
- the gap gene encoding type I glyceraldehyde-3-phosphate dehydrogenase, whose protein sequence is MAVRIAINGLGRIGRCVLRAITEYERDDVEVVAVNGPADIEQHLHLLKYDSVHGTFPHVKRVGDNIDMGRGEIKLFQMRDPLQLPWKELDIDIVMECTGVFSKRDKAAMHLQAGAKKVMISAPADDADATIVYGVNNDVLKPEHKVISIGSCTTNCLAPVAKVLNDNIGIERGFMTTIHAFTNDQNILDGSHKDLQRARTASMSMIPTSTGAAKALGLVLPELSGKLDGCAVRVPTPNVSMVDLTFDAGKNTSVDEVNSLIKTASENQLKGVLGYNDEPLVSIDYNHNPHSSIFDARGTKVIDKKFVRISAWYDNEWGFSVRMIDVAKLFANL, encoded by the coding sequence ATGGCTGTAAGGATTGCAATAAACGGATTGGGCAGAATAGGACGTTGTGTTTTAAGGGCGATAACCGAGTATGAACGTGACGATGTTGAGGTTGTGGCGGTTAACGGACCTGCCGATATTGAACAACACCTGCATTTATTAAAATATGATTCTGTACACGGAACTTTTCCTCATGTTAAGAGAGTTGGTGACAATATCGACATGGGACGTGGTGAAATAAAATTATTCCAGATGCGTGACCCGTTGCAGCTTCCGTGGAAAGAGCTTGATATTGATATCGTTATGGAGTGTACGGGCGTATTTAGCAAGCGTGACAAGGCAGCCATGCATTTGCAAGCAGGTGCTAAGAAGGTTATGATATCGGCTCCTGCTGATGATGCTGACGCAACTATTGTATATGGTGTTAATAATGATGTGTTAAAGCCTGAACATAAAGTTATATCTATAGGCTCATGCACAACCAATTGCCTTGCCCCTGTTGCAAAGGTATTAAATGATAATATAGGTATTGAACGTGGCTTCATGACCACTATTCACGCTTTCACCAACGACCAGAATATTCTGGACGGCTCACATAAAGACCTGCAACGGGCAAGAACTGCCTCAATGTCGATGATACCTACATCAACAGGTGCGGCTAAAGCACTGGGTCTTGTCTTACCTGAATTATCAGGCAAACTTGACGGTTGTGCAGTGCGTGTCCCTACCCCGAACGTTTCAATGGTCGATTTAACATTTGATGCCGGAAAAAACACATCTGTAGACGAAGTTAATTCGCTGATTAAAACAGCGTCGGAAAATCAATTAAAAGGCGTTTTAGGATATAACGATGAACCTTTGGTTTCTATTGATTATAACCACAACCCTCACAGTTCGATATTTGACGCACGCGGGACAAAAGTAATTGATAAAAAATTCGTACGTATATCTGCATGGTATGATAATGAATGGGGCTTTTCCGTTAGAATGATTGATGTTGCTAAATTATTTGCAAACCTGTAA
- a CDS encoding sulfotransferase family protein yields MSDYSLGSKILHYIALSSPFIGQVCFDVECSFNKNKPEPKKPVFVAGLARAGTTMLMNNLYNTGEFISLTYRNMPFVLMPQVWTKFSTPFTKNKDKEQRAHGDGIMVNFDSAEAFEEVFWRCFDKNSYISRNALSLHEPSDEILDNFKKFVSNVLADGTGKRYLSKNNNNILRFPAIKNSFEDAVIIIPFRDPVQHAISMFKQHKLFSRMQSDDRFSLSYMNWLGHYEFGLGHKPFLFDKTVFSEYQADKIDYWLDYWIHVYSYLKDNFSQSYNFICYEDLCVKPATILTELYNIIEVDKALLQKNDVRHVIKHDEPTMNENSTKKAFKLYESLKSLTFYS; encoded by the coding sequence ATGTCAGATTATAGTTTAGGTTCGAAAATATTGCACTATATTGCGTTGTCATCGCCATTTATAGGACAGGTTTGTTTTGACGTTGAGTGTAGTTTTAATAAAAATAAACCTGAGCCTAAAAAGCCGGTTTTTGTTGCAGGGCTAGCTAGAGCAGGCACAACAATGTTAATGAATAATCTTTATAATACCGGTGAATTTATTTCTTTAACCTACAGAAATATGCCTTTTGTTTTAATGCCGCAAGTGTGGACTAAATTTTCAACCCCGTTTACAAAGAATAAGGATAAAGAGCAAAGAGCTCATGGGGACGGTATAATGGTTAATTTTGATAGTGCGGAAGCCTTTGAGGAGGTTTTCTGGCGTTGTTTTGATAAGAATAGTTATATTAGCCGAAATGCATTGAGTCTTCATGAGCCGAGCGATGAAATTTTAGATAATTTTAAGAAGTTTGTATCGAATGTTCTTGCCGATGGCACGGGTAAACGCTATTTATCTAAGAATAATAATAATATATTACGTTTTCCTGCAATTAAGAATAGTTTTGAAGATGCTGTTATAATAATTCCGTTTAGAGACCCGGTGCAACATGCGATTTCAATGTTTAAACAGCACAAACTTTTTTCAAGAATGCAAAGTGATGACAGGTTTTCTCTAAGCTATATGAACTGGCTTGGGCATTACGAGTTCGGTCTCGGTCATAAGCCTTTTTTATTTGATAAAACGGTATTTAGCGAGTATCAAGCTGATAAAATAGATTATTGGCTGGATTACTGGATTCATGTGTATAGTTATTTAAAAGATAATTTTTCTCAAAGCTATAATTTTATATGTTACGAAGATTTGTGTGTAAAACCTGCTACCATCTTAACGGAGCTTTATAACATAATTGAAGTTGATAAGGCTTTATTACAAAAAAATGATGTACGTCATGTTATAAAACACGATGAACCGACTATGAATGAAAACAGCACAAAAAAAGCTTTTAAACTATATGAGAGCTTAAAGAGTCTTACTTTCTATTCTTAA
- the pgk gene encoding phosphoglycerate kinase produces the protein MKLKILKDLNVNNKVVLCRVDFNVPMKNGRVEDNTRILRIVPTIKYLIQHNAKVVIISHFGRPKGEFDRELSLVPLADALSNALDGKFVKFAVDCIGRHAKEAVESMESGDVLLLENLRFHKGEKDNDTKFAEELASLGDVFVNDTFSCSHRSHASIVGITKKLPSAAGLLLQSEIENLESVFKDSEHPMAAIVGGSKVSTKLDLLNSLIKKVDLLVIGGAMANTFLKAKGYNIGKSLHEKELLEETKNIIEKAKVNNCEIYLPQDAVVAKELRNTPDCKVVSIDEIPSDEMILDLGPRTIAKLTEKLEKCKMVVWNGPLGAFEYRPFDVASITLAQNLAYLTSKGVIKSVAGGGDVVAALGLSGLNDSFTYISTGGGAFLEWLEGKGLPGINVLYEGNKKNNVA, from the coding sequence ATGAAATTAAAAATCTTAAAAGACCTCAACGTAAATAACAAAGTCGTACTATGCCGTGTTGATTTTAATGTACCGATGAAGAACGGGCGTGTTGAGGACAACACGAGAATATTAAGGATAGTCCCTACAATTAAATACCTTATACAACACAATGCAAAGGTTGTTATAATCTCGCATTTCGGTCGTCCCAAGGGTGAATTTGACAGGGAACTTTCTTTAGTACCTTTGGCAGACGCCCTAAGTAACGCTCTGGACGGCAAATTTGTAAAATTCGCAGTTGATTGTATAGGACGCCACGCTAAGGAAGCGGTCGAATCAATGGAAAGCGGTGATGTGCTGCTTCTAGAAAATCTGCGTTTTCATAAAGGCGAAAAGGACAACGATACGAAATTTGCTGAAGAACTTGCAAGCCTTGGTGATGTTTTTGTAAATGATACTTTTTCCTGTTCACACAGGTCGCACGCATCAATTGTCGGAATTACTAAAAAGCTTCCGTCCGCTGCCGGTCTATTATTGCAAAGCGAGATAGAAAACCTTGAAAGCGTTTTCAAAGATAGTGAACATCCCATGGCTGCTATCGTAGGCGGCTCAAAAGTATCAACAAAACTTGACCTGCTGAACTCACTTATAAAAAAAGTTGACCTTTTAGTGATAGGAGGTGCAATGGCAAATACCTTCCTAAAAGCTAAAGGATATAATATAGGCAAATCATTGCATGAAAAAGAGTTGCTTGAAGAAACAAAAAATATAATTGAAAAAGCCAAGGTGAATAATTGCGAGATATATCTTCCGCAAGATGCCGTAGTGGCAAAAGAATTAAGGAACACACCTGATTGTAAAGTAGTATCGATAGATGAGATTCCGTCTGACGAGATGATTCTGGACTTAGGTCCAAGAACTATCGCAAAACTTACCGAAAAACTGGAAAAATGTAAAATGGTCGTATGGAACGGTCCGTTAGGTGCATTTGAATACAGACCTTTTGATGTAGCAAGTATAACACTTGCTCAGAACCTTGCCTACCTGACTTCAAAGGGAGTAATAAAATCGGTTGCCGGAGGCGGAGATGTAGTTGCCGCCTTAGGTCTTTCAGGTCTTAACGACTCTTTTACCTATATATCCACCGGCGGCGGAGCGTTTTTAGAATGGCTTGAAGGTAAGGGTTTACCCGGAATTAACGTCCTATACGAAGGTAATAAAAAGAATAATGTGGCTTAA
- a CDS encoding alpha/beta hydrolase — translation MSDMQGTKALALEKFCKEKKYCFVRFDYIGHGQSSGEFTDGTITIWKNNALAVMDNLTEGELVLVGSSLGGWLMILAALERKERVVGLVGVASAPDFTQELIWEKMSLQEKNELKEKGIFMLKSDYGDEPYPITKELIEDGRKNIILDKKINLDCPVRLLHGMEDEDVPNYLSIALGQQLTTDNMCVNLIAGGDHRLSTDENIRLICDTLGEMIDNMGKVWDD, via the coding sequence ATGTCAGATATGCAGGGAACCAAAGCACTTGCATTGGAAAAATTCTGTAAGGAAAAAAAATATTGCTTTGTCAGGTTTGATTATATAGGACACGGGCAATCAAGCGGAGAATTTACCGACGGTACTATAACCATATGGAAAAATAACGCTTTAGCGGTAATGGATAATCTGACTGAAGGTGAATTGGTTCTGGTCGGCTCAAGTTTGGGCGGCTGGCTGATGATTCTGGCAGCCCTTGAGCGGAAGGAAAGGGTAGTGGGGCTTGTAGGGGTTGCTTCGGCTCCTGATTTTACCCAAGAGTTGATATGGGAAAAAATGAGCTTGCAGGAAAAAAACGAGTTAAAAGAAAAAGGTATATTCATGCTAAAATCCGATTATGGTGATGAGCCTTATCCTATTACGAAAGAGCTGATTGAAGACGGAAGAAAGAATATTATTCTGGATAAAAAAATAAATCTTGATTGCCCTGTAAGGCTTCTTCACGGTATGGAAGATGAAGATGTTCCTAATTATCTATCAATAGCCTTAGGGCAGCAGCTAACCACCGATAACATGTGCGTAAACCTTATAGCAGGTGGTGACCACAGGCTTTCGACCGATGAGAATATCAGGCTGATATGCGATACTCTGGGAGAGATGATAGATAATATGGGGAAGGTTTGGGACGATTAA
- a CDS encoding polyphenol oxidase, whose translation MKKTPKTITCAEFSKQNNIVHAFFTRHGGVSEGIYSSLNLGAGSNDHPKNIEKNRLLAMAHIGFEKENLHTLYQIHSDSVIVVEGNFKERKEADAMVTKSEDTVLGILTADCTPVMFADNENRIIGAAHAGWKGAISGILQNTIEKMAELGADIENIQAVIGPTIGQKSYEVGKEFYDRFISKSPENTVFFISSEKPRHYMFNLSAYVEYQLKHSGIKSVTNVNTDTYTDEDNFFSYRRSCHKKENDYGRNLSVIALKS comes from the coding sequence ATGAAAAAAACACCTAAGACCATAACCTGTGCGGAATTTTCCAAGCAAAATAATATCGTCCACGCTTTTTTTACAAGGCATGGAGGAGTGAGCGAAGGTATATACTCATCGCTTAATCTGGGAGCAGGTTCTAACGACCACCCGAAGAATATTGAAAAAAACAGGCTCCTTGCAATGGCTCATATCGGATTTGAAAAAGAGAACCTTCACACCTTATATCAAATACATTCCGATAGCGTGATAGTAGTTGAAGGTAATTTTAAAGAACGCAAAGAAGCCGATGCCATGGTAACAAAATCCGAGGATACCGTGCTTGGCATTTTAACCGCCGACTGCACACCTGTTATGTTTGCCGATAACGAAAACAGGATAATAGGGGCTGCTCATGCAGGCTGGAAGGGAGCTATTTCAGGAATTTTGCAAAATACAATCGAAAAAATGGCGGAACTGGGAGCAGACATAGAAAATATTCAGGCGGTAATAGGTCCTACTATCGGTCAAAAATCCTATGAAGTAGGCAAGGAATTTTATGACCGTTTTATTTCTAAATCACCTGAAAACACAGTGTTCTTCATATCGTCGGAAAAACCTAGGCATTATATGTTCAACCTTTCGGCTTATGTAGAATATCAGTTGAAACATTCGGGTATAAAATCCGTAACCAACGTTAATACGGACACATATACCGATGAAGATAATTTCTTTAGCTATCGCCGTTCATGCCACAAAAAAGAAAATGATTACGGACGCAATTTGTCCGTAATCGCCTTAAAATCTTAG